DNA from Anaerolineae bacterium:
GTCTACAACGTGCACGGGCCCGTGTACGACCTACCCACGGTGATGGCCAAGTTCCTGTGGCTGGGGCTGTCTCTGGAGGAGGTGGTAGGACGGGTGACGGTGGAGGCGGCCCGGGCCGTGCGGCTGGACACGGTAGCGGGGTCGCTGGCGCCCGGGCGGCGGGCCGATGTGACCCTGTTGCAGGAGATCGAGGGGCGCTTCCGCTTCGACGACTGCTTTGGCAACAAGCGGGTGGCGGAGCGGACGCTGGTGCCGCGCCGAGTGGTTCTGGGGGGAGAGGTCCTGCCGGCGGCCACAGCTGCGCCCTGGAGGTAGGCGCGCCCTCCGGCGCCGACGGCTATACTTCGGCGTATTCGTCCACTGGTCGGGCTCGCGCCCGGGCAGGGCCCGGGACGGAGTCGCCGGCGGCCATCGCCGTGCGCGCCGCCCGCAGCGCGCTCCAGAGCAGATAGGCGGCCACGGCCAGCGATCCCAGCAGATCCACGTAGCCGGTGGCTCCGTGGGAGGGGGCGAGCGCCACCGCCGCCAGGGCGGTGATGACGCACAGGTCTACTAGGGCCTTGGCCCGGTACAGGTGACACTGGGCTTCGATCACCGAGCTGTACTGCTCGCGAGCCAGGCCGACGTAACGTCGCCAGAACCAAAGGTTGGTGACAAGTCCCATGCCGGCGATGGCCAGGCCCGGGTATACGTTGCCGCCCGGGCGGTAAGAGAGGCCGCGGGAGAGGGCGAGCGCCGACATCACTACGGCGGAGCAGCCCAAGGCGGCGGCCACGCTCAGGCCCGCCACCCTCTCCACCCGGGCTCGTGTGTGGGCGTCCAGCTCCCGGCCGCGGGCCAAGTAGCGGAACACCCGCCAGGAGATGAACAGAGCTATCAGCTCGACTGTGCGGCGGACGAAGTCGGCCAACTGGGTGGTAGAGCGGCTGGTGATAACGGCGACGCCAGTGGCCAGTGGTGCCCAGGCGCTGAGGAGGACGGCCGCCAGCAGAGTGCGCTCGCGCCGGCAGACCTGGTTGTCGGGCAGGGAATTCATTCTACCAGCCCAGAAGCGACAGCACGATGGCCAGGCGCCGGGTGACGGCTGCTGCCGCGAGGGGCACGGTGAGGGTATCGGTGCCTCGCCGGGAGAACAGCTCCACAATCCCGCAGACCGGGGCCACGACGGTGGACATCACCAGGCTCACGTACCAGGGCTTCCCCGCATACAGCAGGAGGGTGTAGAAGAGAGCGGTGCCGGCCACCACCATCATAGCCCACAGGCCTTCGTGCGTCTTGGCGCCTTCGATGTACCGGGTGAGGAAGCGACGCCGGCCGAACCGCTTGCCGATCAGGGCGGCGGCGGCATCGCCGAAGCCCCACCCCATCACGGCCACCGCCACCACATAACGCCACTGAGGTCCCATGAGCCCCCAGTAGACAGAGATGAGGATGGCAAAGGAGAGCTGCACGTAGAGGAGCTGCTTCCTCAGTTCCCCGCCGTGCTTCGTCCTGTCCACGAAGACCTCGAGATAGCGGGGGGTCTTCTCCACCAACAGGAGGACGGGGTAGGCCAGGAGCACCAGGAGAAACGCAGCGCCAACTGCTACATACCAGGTGCTAAACAGGTTTAGCAGGATGAATACCGAGAGGCTATAGGCGATGTGCTGCATCTTGCGCACCAGCTCCGTGGGCGTCTTCGTCAGCACTTTGAGCAGTGTGGGCAAGAGCACCACTACGAGCAGGTAGTAAGCTAGCAGTGACCCGGCGGCGAGGATGTCACTCGTGGGAACAACGAAACTCACGTACGTCTCCTGAATGCTGCGTCCCGCTGATTAGGCTTCGGTGCTTGCTCGGGCCTCGTCGCTGGGCGCCTGCGCGCCCGTCAGGATACCATCCGCCGGATCGGAAGGAAAGCCTGACTGCCGTGCTTTTGACAAGCTACTGCCGCACCCATACAGTATTCTTTCAGGCAGATGCCAGCATCACCTGTGGAGCCGATCGGCGCCGACCCGGCCCGCGGCTCCACTGCCGTATGTAGAGGTACCGCTTCGCATGGATGAGCGCAGCGTAGGTATCGTGCAAACGCAATACGTGCGTCTCTTCGAGCCGCCTAACGAGCTCAGGCTGGACAGCGGCGAGAAGCTGGGTCCCATCACAGTCGCCTACGAGACGTATGGGGAGTTGAACGCCGATCGCTCCAATGCCATCATGCTCTGCCACGCTCTCTCGGGCGACGCTCATGCCGCTGGTCGGCACAGCCCGGACGATGCCAAGCCTGGCTGGTGGGACGACATGGTGGGCCCGGGAAAGGGCTTCGATACCAGCCGCTACTTTGTGATCTGCGCCAATGTGATCGGCGGCTGTATGGGCACCACCGGCCCATCTTCCATCAACCCGCGCACGGGCCGGCCTTACGGCCTGGCTTTCCCTGTGGTCACGGTGGCGGACATGGTGCGAGTGCACCGGGAACTCCTGCGACACCTGGGCATCGAATCCCTCCTCAGCGTGAGCGGTGGCAGTATGGGGGGCATGCAGGTGCTCCAGTGGGCGGTGGACTACCCCGACGTGGTCCGCAGCGCCATACCGATCGCCACCGCGGCCCAGCAGTCAGCCCAAGGCATCGCCTTCGACGTGGTGGGCCGACGGGCAATCATGTCGGACCCGAAGTGGCGCGGCGGCAACTACTATGCCTTCAACGATCCGCCGGTGGACGGTCTGGCCCTGGCCCGCATGGTGGGGCACATCACCTATCTGAGTGAGCTGTCCATGAGGCGGAAGTTCGGCCGCCGCCTGCAGGATCGGGAGCGCTACGGCTACGACTTCGCCACTGAGTTTCAGGTGGAGAGCTATCTCTACTATCAGGGCGACAAGTTCACCGAGAGGTTCGATGCCAACACCTATCTCTACATAACCAAGGCCATAGACTACTTCGACCTCACCAACGGCAAGGCCTCTCTGGTAGAGGCGTTTCGGGGGGTGCGGGCCAAGTTCCTGGTGATCGCCTTCAGTTCGGACTGGCTCTACCTTCCCTCGCAGTCGCGGGAAATCGTGAGCGCTCTCAAGGCCAACGACGTGGACGTGTCCTACTGTGAGATCGAGTCCGACTACGGTCACGATGCCTTCCTGCTGGAAGTGGAAGAGCAGGAGAGCCTGATCCGCAACTTCCTGGCCGCCGTGGCGAGGGAGAGCGGCGTGACATGAGTGTAGCAGAGAGCACCGGGCAGGTTGGCGTACGCAGGCTGGACTACGACGTCATCGTGGGGTTGGTGGAGCCTGGCTCCCGGGTGCTGGACCTGGGCTGCGGGGATGGCCTGCTGCTGTCCCGGCTCATCGCGGAAAAGGGCGCCCGCGGCGCCGGGGTGGAGATCTCCCAGGCGGGGGTGCAGGCGGCCATCGCCCGGGGGCTGAGCGTGGTTCAGGGCGACCTGGACCAGGGCCTGGCCGACTACCAGGACAAGTCCTTCGACTGGGTGATCCTGAATCAGACGCTGCAGTCACTGCTCAAGCCGGTGTTGGTGCTGGACGAGATGCTGCGGGTGGGTCGGCGCGCGATCGTGGGCTTCCCCAACTGCGGCTACTGGCAGGCTCGGCTGCAGCTGCTGCTCACAGGCCGCATGCCGTCCGACCGCAACCTCTCCTACC
Protein-coding regions in this window:
- a CDS encoding cation transporter codes for the protein MNSLPDNQVCRRERTLLAAVLLSAWAPLATGVAVITSRSTTQLADFVRRTVELIALFISWRVFRYLARGRELDAHTRARVERVAGLSVAAALGCSAVVMSALALSRGLSYRPGGNVYPGLAIAGMGLVTNLWFWRRYVGLAREQYSSVIEAQCHLYRAKALVDLCVITALAAVALAPSHGATGYVDLLGSLAVAAYLLWSALRAARTAMAAGDSVPGPARARARPVDEYAEV
- a CDS encoding phosphatidate cytidylyltransferase, whose product is MSFVVPTSDILAAGSLLAYYLLVVVLLPTLLKVLTKTPTELVRKMQHIAYSLSVFILLNLFSTWYVAVGAAFLLVLLAYPVLLLVEKTPRYLEVFVDRTKHGGELRKQLLYVQLSFAILISVYWGLMGPQWRYVVAVAVMGWGFGDAAAALIGKRFGRRRFLTRYIEGAKTHEGLWAMMVVAGTALFYTLLLYAGKPWYVSLVMSTVVAPVCGIVELFSRRGTDTLTVPLAAAAVTRRLAIVLSLLGW
- a CDS encoding homoserine O-acetyltransferase, which translates into the protein MDERSVGIVQTQYVRLFEPPNELRLDSGEKLGPITVAYETYGELNADRSNAIMLCHALSGDAHAAGRHSPDDAKPGWWDDMVGPGKGFDTSRYFVICANVIGGCMGTTGPSSINPRTGRPYGLAFPVVTVADMVRVHRELLRHLGIESLLSVSGGSMGGMQVLQWAVDYPDVVRSAIPIATAAQQSAQGIAFDVVGRRAIMSDPKWRGGNYYAFNDPPVDGLALARMVGHITYLSELSMRRKFGRRLQDRERYGYDFATEFQVESYLYYQGDKFTERFDANTYLYITKAIDYFDLTNGKASLVEAFRGVRAKFLVIAFSSDWLYLPSQSREIVSALKANDVDVSYCEIESDYGHDAFLLEVEEQESLIRNFLAAVARESGVT
- the metW gene encoding methionine biosynthesis protein MetW: MSVAESTGQVGVRRLDYDVIVGLVEPGSRVLDLGCGDGLLLSRLIAEKGARGAGVEISQAGVQAAIARGLSVVQGDLDQGLADYQDKSFDWVILNQTLQSLLKPVLVLDEMLRVGRRAIVGFPNCGYWQARLQLLLTGRMPSDRNLSYRWYDTPATRLLTIKDFRAFCAEHGIAILREVYLGGQMGERRHLLPNLRAETGIFVLAGDGRPSGRRLE